A DNA window from Ipomoea triloba cultivar NCNSP0323 chromosome 10, ASM357664v1 contains the following coding sequences:
- the LOC116033178 gene encoding aldehyde dehydrogenase family 7 member B4-like → MSFAKREYEFLREVGIGPRNFGCYVNSAWRAIGPTVYTVNPSNNQAIADVVEASICDYEERKRACYEAAKLWMQIPAPKRGEIVKQIGDVLRAKVYHLGYFVSLEMGKILPERIGEVLEIIDMCDFAVGLSHMMLEKNNLPGAIFHHWSRYSQVFHALGAIGVLDNFPRSHHLHKK, encoded by the coding sequence ATGAGTTTCGCGAAGAGAGAGTACGAGTTCCTTAGGGAGGTCGGAATTGGGCCTAGGAACTTCGGCTGTTATGTCAATAGCGCCTGGAGGGCGATTGGTCCTACCGTCTACACTGTAAATCCCTCCAATAATCAGGCAATAGCTGATGTTGTTGAAGCTTCAATCTGTGACTATGAAGAGAGAAAGCGGGCTTGCTATGAAGCAGCAAAGTTGTGGATGCAGATTCCTGCTCCAAAAAGAGGTGAGATTGTTAAGCAGATTGGTGATGTACTTAGAGCTAAGGTCTATCACCTTGGCTATTTTGTTTCACTCGAGATGGGAAAAATACTACCTGAAAGAATTGGGGAGGTCCTAGAAATAATTGATATGTGTGACTTTGCTGTTGGATTAAGCCATATGATGTTGGAGAAAAATAATTTGCCAGGTGCAATTTTTCACCATTGGTCAAGGTATAGCCAGGTATTCCATGCTCTCGGTGCCATCGGAGTTCTGGACAATTTCCCACGCAGCCACCATCTGCACAAAAAATGA